In a single window of the Caproicibacterium sp. BJN0003 genome:
- a CDS encoding EAL domain-containing response regulator, with product MKPKLKILIVDNQKINRKILSRFLSDFYEIIEAENGRSALATLRSQKGTISAVLLDPIMPIMNGYDVLKEMSKNPEMAAIPVIVISQDNKEDSEIKALQMGARDFISTPYNPKILRRRLSNLIELYQSNLCIGHIERDTLTGIYTKDAFYRHATEILGSNPTTPFTLVATDIERFKLVNDSFGSATGDELLQYIAKILQHDSLQLHGICARHSEDHFMILVPKCADDENMHSFIDAAQKELNQFPLNMKISLKFGVYLIKNLQTPVPIMCDRALLAAESVKGHYEKSYAYYDDSIRQRLVREQQIIDEMKSSLEKNRFQVFLQPKYDLTNEKIVGAEALVRWTHPKLGALNPGEFIPLFEHTGFITELDEYVWNHTCEILESWNQKGLPHIQVSVNVSRKDIYQENLPEIIWNIVKRHELQPSQLHLEITETAYTENAGQLISVVNELKKIGFLIEMDDFGTGYSSLNMLSELPIDILKLDMRFMNSIKKGALQKNKHNILEFIISLAKWINLQVVAEGVESKEQADFLCKLGCNYAQGYYYAKPMPVDEFTKLLNNSDIEIPSIPPNC from the coding sequence ATGAAACCAAAATTGAAAATTCTGATTGTAGACAATCAAAAAATTAATCGAAAAATTCTAAGCAGGTTTCTTTCTGATTTTTACGAGATTATAGAAGCAGAGAATGGCAGATCCGCTCTTGCTACTCTACGTTCACAAAAAGGAACCATCTCTGCCGTTCTTTTGGACCCGATTATGCCGATTATGAATGGCTATGATGTCTTAAAAGAAATGTCCAAAAATCCAGAAATGGCCGCTATTCCGGTGATTGTGATTTCCCAGGACAACAAAGAGGATAGTGAAATAAAAGCACTGCAAATGGGGGCAAGAGATTTTATTTCCACCCCTTATAACCCAAAAATCTTGCGCCGCAGACTTTCCAATTTGATTGAATTATATCAATCCAATCTTTGTATTGGGCATATTGAACGCGATACGCTCACCGGTATTTATACCAAAGACGCTTTTTATCGTCATGCGACAGAAATTTTAGGCTCCAATCCAACAACACCTTTTACTTTGGTTGCTACTGACATTGAACGTTTTAAATTGGTAAATGATAGCTTTGGTTCTGCTACAGGTGATGAGCTTTTGCAGTATATTGCAAAAATTTTACAGCATGATTCCCTTCAACTTCACGGAATCTGCGCACGCCACAGTGAAGATCACTTTATGATTTTAGTTCCAAAATGCGCAGATGACGAAAATATGCATTCATTTATTGACGCAGCTCAAAAAGAATTAAATCAATTTCCCTTGAACATGAAGATTTCTCTGAAATTTGGGGTGTACTTAATAAAGAATCTACAAACTCCTGTTCCGATTATGTGTGACCGTGCTCTCTTGGCAGCTGAAAGTGTAAAGGGACATTATGAAAAATCCTACGCTTACTATGATGACTCTATTCGCCAACGTCTTGTTCGGGAACAGCAGATTATAGATGAAATGAAATCATCCTTAGAAAAGAATCGATTTCAAGTCTTTCTGCAACCAAAATACGATCTGACCAATGAAAAAATTGTTGGTGCAGAAGCTCTTGTGCGCTGGACCCACCCAAAACTTGGCGCACTGAATCCAGGTGAATTCATTCCGCTTTTTGAGCATACCGGGTTTATTACGGAACTAGACGAATATGTCTGGAACCACACCTGCGAAATTTTGGAAAGCTGGAATCAAAAAGGCTTACCGCATATTCAGGTTTCCGTAAATGTTTCCCGAAAAGACATTTATCAAGAAAACCTTCCGGAAATTATCTGGAACATCGTTAAAAGACATGAACTTCAACCGAGTCAACTCCATCTTGAAATTACAGAAACTGCTTATACAGAAAATGCTGGACAATTAATAAGCGTTGTCAATGAGCTCAAAAAAATTGGATTTTTAATTGAAATGGACGATTTCGGAACCGGATATTCTTCTTTAAACATGCTCTCTGAGCTTCCGATTGATATTTTAAAACTGGATATGCGCTTTATGAACTCCATCAAAAAAGGAGCATTACAAAAAAACAAACATAATATTTTGGAATTTATTATCAGTCTTGCAAAATGGATTAATTTACAGGTCGTTGCGGAGGGTGTTGAAAGCAAAGAGCAAGCTGACTTTTTATGTAAACTCGGATGCAACTATGCGCAGGGATACTATTATGCAAAACCTATGCCGGTCGATGAATTTACCAAACTTCTAAATAATTCAGATATAGAAATCCCATCGATTCCTCCCAATTGCTAA
- a CDS encoding FeoA family protein codes for MPLTLANIGERNTIKRIGGKPEVKKHLENLGFVVGGNVTVITTMGGNVIVNVKEARIAISQEMAQKVMV; via the coding sequence ATGCCATTAACGCTTGCGAACATTGGAGAACGAAACACGATCAAACGAATTGGAGGAAAACCCGAGGTCAAAAAGCATTTGGAAAATTTGGGATTTGTGGTTGGAGGAAATGTGACGGTTATCACCACGATGGGTGGCAACGTGATTGTCAATGTGAAAGAAGCAAGAATTGCAATCAGCCAGGAAATGGCACAGAAGGTCATGGTTTAA
- a CDS encoding FeoA family protein, with protein sequence MKTLREAKVGDTVTVVKLHGEGAIKRRIMDMGITKGQQIHIRKVAPLGDPIEVTVRNYELSLRKADIGMIEVE encoded by the coding sequence ATGAAAACATTGAGAGAAGCAAAGGTCGGAGATACCGTTACGGTAGTAAAACTTCATGGAGAAGGTGCAATTAAGCGGCGCATTATGGATATGGGGATTACCAAAGGGCAGCAGATTCATATCCGCAAAGTTGCACCGCTTGGAGACCCAATAGAGGTCACTGTGCGAAACTATGAACTCTCTCTTCGAAAAGCAGATATCGGAATGATTGAAGTCGAATAA
- the feoB gene encoding ferrous iron transport protein B, translating into MTLRIALAGNPNCGKTTLFNGLTGSNQFVGNWPGVTVEKKEGKLKKHEDVIITDLPGIYSLSPYTLEEVVARNYLVGERPNAILNIIDGTNLERNLYLTTQLVELGIPVVVAINMTDLVKKNGDKINLQELSRELGCKIVEISALKGTGIMEAAEAAIYAAKNSKTIPMHTFSGAVEHALAHIEEAALNSVPAEQQRWYAIKIFERDDKVLAQLKLGKEVLDHIEQDIKAAEEECDDDAESIITNERYLYIASILKGCYHKKSAGKLSISDKIDKVVTNRFAALPIFAVVMFLVYFVSITTIGGWANDWVNNGVFGDGWHLFGVGTSSYEEAKDVYQEPGAIKEAFEAAAEDAGKDPQEAVDLTTTAYIRNEDDGSIDQEIPVNYDTYMAAADKEEPDPANYGIWVPGLPSLIKSGLDSVNCADWLEGLILNGIVAGVGAVLGFVPQMLVLFFFLAFLEACGYMSRIAFVMDRIFRRFGLSGKSFIPMLIGTGCGVPGIMASRTIENERDRRMTIMTTTFIPCSAKLPIIALIAGALFNGAPWVAPSAYFVGIFAIILSGIMLKKTKMFSGDPAPFVMELPAYHWPTVSNLLHSMWERASSFIRKAGTVILLATILVWFTSNFGWVDGSFGMVEEADSMLAAFGSVICVIFAPLGWGNWQATVATLTGLMAKENVVGTMGVLFGGFDEVAENGWQIWNNMQSTFTSLSAYSFLVFNLLCAPCFAAMGAIKREMNSTKWTFFAIGYQCVFAYAVSLCIYQLGMLFSGAGNLVGSVAAFAIVALFLYMLIRPYQESNTLRQPNVRVHT; encoded by the coding sequence ATGACATTGAGAATTGCCTTAGCGGGAAACCCAAACTGTGGCAAAACAACATTATTCAATGGGTTGACCGGTTCTAATCAGTTCGTCGGCAACTGGCCGGGAGTAACGGTTGAAAAAAAAGAAGGAAAATTAAAAAAGCACGAAGATGTGATCATCACTGATTTGCCGGGAATTTATTCGCTTTCTCCTTATACGTTGGAAGAAGTGGTTGCGCGTAACTATTTGGTAGGAGAAAGGCCGAATGCAATTTTAAATATTATTGATGGGACCAATTTGGAACGGAACCTTTATCTGACCACGCAGCTTGTTGAATTAGGGATTCCGGTTGTAGTGGCTATTAATATGACGGATCTGGTAAAAAAGAACGGGGACAAAATCAATTTACAGGAACTTTCGAGAGAACTTGGCTGTAAAATCGTTGAGATCTCCGCTTTAAAAGGAACGGGTATCATGGAAGCCGCAGAAGCAGCGATTTATGCGGCAAAGAATTCAAAAACAATTCCGATGCATACTTTTTCGGGAGCGGTAGAACATGCGCTGGCCCATATTGAAGAGGCTGCTTTAAATAGTGTTCCGGCAGAACAGCAAAGATGGTATGCAATTAAGATTTTTGAGCGCGATGATAAAGTGCTTGCACAGCTAAAATTAGGAAAAGAAGTTTTGGATCATATTGAACAGGACATTAAGGCCGCAGAAGAAGAATGCGATGACGATGCCGAAAGTATTATCACGAACGAACGCTATTTGTACATCGCATCGATTCTAAAAGGCTGCTATCATAAGAAGAGCGCAGGAAAGCTTTCAATTTCCGATAAAATTGATAAGGTCGTTACGAACCGTTTTGCGGCACTGCCAATTTTTGCAGTTGTAATGTTCCTTGTTTATTTTGTCTCTATTACAACGATCGGCGGCTGGGCAAATGATTGGGTAAATAATGGTGTCTTTGGAGACGGCTGGCATCTATTTGGAGTGGGAACTTCCTCTTATGAAGAAGCAAAGGATGTTTATCAGGAACCGGGTGCCATCAAAGAAGCTTTTGAAGCTGCCGCGGAAGATGCAGGTAAGGACCCACAAGAAGCAGTTGACTTGACAACGACCGCGTATATTCGCAATGAGGATGATGGAAGTATTGATCAGGAAATTCCGGTAAATTATGATACCTATATGGCAGCTGCAGATAAAGAAGAGCCGGATCCGGCCAACTATGGCATTTGGGTACCGGGACTTCCTTCGCTAATCAAGAGCGGATTGGACAGCGTGAATTGTGCGGATTGGCTGGAAGGACTGATCCTGAACGGAATTGTGGCTGGCGTTGGAGCGGTCTTGGGATTCGTTCCGCAGATGCTGGTTTTGTTTTTCTTCCTTGCTTTTCTGGAAGCTTGCGGATATATGTCCAGAATTGCGTTTGTAATGGACCGGATTTTCCGTAGATTTGGCCTTTCTGGAAAGTCATTTATTCCAATGCTGATTGGTACAGGCTGTGGTGTCCCGGGAATTATGGCCTCCCGTACGATCGAAAATGAAAGAGACCGCAGAATGACGATCATGACGACGACATTCATTCCATGCAGCGCAAAATTGCCGATTATTGCTTTGATTGCAGGTGCACTGTTTAATGGAGCGCCTTGGGTAGCACCGAGTGCGTATTTTGTTGGAATCTTTGCCATCATTCTTTCTGGCATTATGCTGAAAAAGACGAAAATGTTTTCCGGAGATCCGGCTCCATTTGTTATGGAACTGCCAGCCTATCACTGGCCGACTGTTTCTAATTTGCTCCATTCCATGTGGGAGCGTGCCTCTTCCTTTATTAGAAAAGCCGGTACCGTGATCTTGTTGGCAACTATTTTAGTTTGGTTCACTTCAAACTTTGGTTGGGTGGATGGTTCTTTTGGAATGGTTGAGGAAGCCGACAGCATGCTTGCGGCGTTTGGCTCTGTAATCTGTGTAATCTTTGCACCGCTTGGTTGGGGCAACTGGCAGGCAACCGTTGCAACATTGACCGGACTAATGGCGAAAGAAAATGTGGTTGGAACCATGGGCGTTTTGTTTGGAGGATTTGACGAAGTTGCAGAAAACGGCTGGCAAATTTGGAACAATATGCAGTCTACCTTTACTTCGCTTTCTGCCTATTCGTTCTTAGTCTTTAATCTTCTTTGTGCCCCATGCTTTGCAGCAATGGGTGCTATTAAGCGCGAAATGAATAGCACAAAATGGACCTTTTTTGCAATTGGATATCAATGTGTATTCGCCTATGCAGTTTCACTTTGCATCTATCAGCTTGGGATGCTTTTCTCGGGAGCCGGAAATTTAGTTGGCTCCGTTGCGGCGTTTGCGATTGTGGCGCTTTTCCTTTATATGTTGATTCGTCCCTATCAGGAATCTAATACACTACGACAGCCCAATGTACGGGTACACACGTAA
- a CDS encoding FeoB-associated Cys-rich membrane protein: protein MFEWFVSNLATIVILIALVLVVAAIVFKMIKDHKRGKSSCGCGCANCPMSRECHRKTTEK from the coding sequence ATGTTTGAGTGGTTTGTAAGCAATTTGGCAACCATCGTGATTTTGATAGCTCTGGTATTAGTTGTAGCAGCGATCGTTTTTAAGATGATCAAAGATCACAAAAGAGGGAAATCCTCCTGTGGCTGTGGTTGTGCTAACTGTCCGATGAGCAGAGAATGTCACCGCAAGACGACAGAAAAATAA
- the rplM gene encoding 50S ribosomal protein L13, with protein sequence MSTYMPKAEAVERKWYVIDAAGKPLGRVASQAALLLRGKHKTTFAPHVDCGDHVIIVNCAKAVLTGNKLEQKHYYHHTGYIGHLKDVKYDTMMREEPCKAMELAVKGMLPKNTIGRTSINRLRLFEGEQHGHIAQQPTAWEF encoded by the coding sequence ATGTCCACTTATATGCCGAAGGCAGAGGCTGTCGAGCGCAAGTGGTATGTGATTGATGCAGCGGGAAAACCCCTTGGCCGTGTTGCTTCACAGGCAGCTCTTTTGCTGCGTGGAAAGCATAAGACGACTTTTGCTCCCCATGTAGACTGCGGTGATCACGTAATCATCGTCAACTGCGCAAAAGCAGTGCTCACCGGAAATAAACTTGAGCAGAAACATTATTATCATCATACCGGCTATATCGGCCATCTGAAAGATGTCAAATATGACACCATGATGCGGGAAGAACCCTGCAAAGCCATGGAGTTGGCCGTTAAGGGAATGCTGCCGAAGAATACCATCGGTCGTACTTCCATCAACCGTCTTCGTCTATTCGAAGGGGAACAGCACGGACATATTGCCCAGCAGCCAACTGCATGGGAATTTTAA
- the rpsI gene encoding 30S ribosomal protein S9 yields MYEKAPYFYGTGRRKSSVARVRLYKGTGKVTINDRSIDDYFGLDTLKVIVRQPLALTELNDKFDIVCRVAGGGVSGQAGAIRHGVARALLQYEDGSLRSALKKAGFLTRDPRMKERKKYGLKAARRAPQFSKR; encoded by the coding sequence ATGTACGAGAAAGCACCTTATTTTTATGGTACCGGTCGCCGCAAGAGCAGCGTTGCCCGAGTTCGTTTGTATAAGGGCACCGGAAAGGTCACAATTAATGATCGCAGTATTGATGATTACTTTGGCCTTGATACACTGAAGGTCATTGTTCGCCAGCCTCTCGCGCTGACAGAACTCAATGATAAATTTGATATCGTCTGCCGTGTTGCCGGCGGCGGTGTTTCCGGACAGGCCGGGGCAATTCGCCACGGCGTTGCCCGCGCATTGCTCCAGTATGAGGATGGAAGCCTTCGTTCTGCTTTGAAAAAGGCCGGTTTCCTGACTCGTGATCCGAGAATGAAAGAACGTAAGAAGTACGGCCTCAAAGCTGCACGTCGTGCTCCGCAGTTCTCAAAGAGATAA
- a CDS encoding 3D domain-containing protein has product MLKPIKMIAALSAALVISGTAMTGTVFATTHNAVVTVNGKSTTLRMLQNGETQSILQMAGVELAPMDRVDRETNTNGDILLNVTTGRAVSVQDGNKFSSLVVNDGTTVEEVLNQLGADPIGESDTVTPGLQEKVQDDMQITVERRQHVSVSVDGETKDILVLKNETAVQALREAGINLGKDDELNLPSNKPLEENAQVVINRITYQETTETRALDFTTSEQEDASLAKGTRQVQTAGQKGEASVVVRTKYVNGQQDSQQELSSTVTKQPVNEVVLVGTKVQASQPTQNASYSGNSGGNTIAGLSYSRVISGVCTAYTNDGICSTGVPTMVGRVAVNPAVIPYGTRMYITSADGSYVYGYAVAADTGGFVSNGSGVMIDLYMNTMGECTSFGRRSMNIYFLN; this is encoded by the coding sequence ATGCTGAAACCAATCAAGATGATTGCTGCGCTGAGTGCGGCACTAGTAATATCGGGAACGGCGATGACCGGTACGGTATTTGCGACAACTCACAATGCGGTCGTTACTGTGAATGGCAAAAGCACAACCCTCCGAATGCTGCAAAACGGAGAGACTCAGTCCATTCTACAGATGGCCGGTGTAGAACTTGCCCCAATGGATCGTGTGGATCGCGAGACGAATACAAATGGTGACATTCTTTTGAATGTAACAACCGGGCGGGCTGTGAGTGTGCAGGACGGAAATAAATTTTCTTCTTTGGTGGTTAACGATGGAACTACGGTAGAAGAAGTTTTGAATCAGTTGGGAGCGGATCCGATTGGCGAGTCCGATACGGTCACTCCTGGATTGCAAGAAAAAGTTCAGGATGATATGCAGATCACCGTTGAAAGACGACAGCATGTTTCAGTTTCGGTTGACGGTGAGACAAAAGATATTTTGGTTTTAAAAAATGAAACCGCGGTACAGGCGCTTCGTGAAGCGGGCATCAATCTTGGAAAAGATGATGAGTTGAATTTACCTTCCAATAAGCCTCTCGAAGAAAATGCACAAGTTGTTATAAACCGGATTACATATCAGGAAACCACCGAGACCAGAGCACTGGACTTTACGACCTCGGAACAAGAGGACGCAAGTTTAGCCAAAGGAACCAGACAGGTTCAAACGGCTGGTCAGAAAGGCGAAGCCTCTGTAGTGGTTCGTACCAAGTATGTAAATGGACAACAGGATTCTCAACAGGAATTGTCCTCTACCGTGACTAAACAGCCAGTTAATGAAGTGGTCCTTGTAGGAACAAAAGTGCAGGCTTCTCAGCCGACACAAAACGCTTCTTATTCCGGAAACTCAGGAGGCAATACCATTGCGGGTCTCTCTTATTCAAGAGTGATCAGTGGCGTATGTACGGCTTATACAAACGATGGAATATGCAGCACCGGAGTTCCGACCATGGTTGGACGGGTTGCAGTTAATCCGGCAGTGATTCCTTATGGCACGCGGATGTATATTACTTCTGCAGACGGCAGCTATGTTTACGGCTATGCAGTGGCCGCCGATACCGGTGGATTTGTTTCTAACGGAAGCGGTGTTATGATTGACCTTTATATGAATACCATGGGTGAATGCACTAGCTTTGGCCGCAGATCAATGAATATCTATTTTCTCAATTAA